One segment of Mugil cephalus isolate CIBA_MC_2020 chromosome 14, CIBA_Mcephalus_1.1, whole genome shotgun sequence DNA contains the following:
- the LOC125019502 gene encoding cyclic GMP-AMP synthase, with the protein MDGEDSPSKGMQCKEDTRQKPSPSPRVRQRQKVQKQPDEEAGVVEEPVSISSDLAHFIKLSAKDLKLRQTDRRWAAELVNDFRENLLKFLKSNNDQPFFQSVDVLTTGSYFENVKINNPDEFDIMLKIQTTTRFQTEPLDDGLFYQINLSRPTRTHIQDFLLENNVTLSSSQVLTEMHRLVRKFLKTYEVPDKSCRWEMNRKRIYSPAVTLSLCRNNSAELISVDVVPALEVPAWPAAVRNGPEVDNWLGKKVRQEFKSFPCFFVPKRQKGKNLKEEAKESWRISFSHIEKKIIMCHGNKKTCCEKRDTKCCRKSCLMLLKSLIASLKIRFPKELEDLCSYHGKTTFLHTLASRFKDSMWAPQDLPVCFLHLICALEGHARSGVLPHFFVPECNLFSKNNIARKTLAFLAKALEEQRREGLPLLKPQAPVPPLKPETISPEIFTDKSSLVTAGPSVGTTSWAAIKPTQVFAVCLVCVLIFYMAIS; encoded by the exons ATGGACGGAGAGGACAGTCCATCTAAAGGGATGCAGTGCAAAGAGGACACCAGACAAAAACCGAGCCCTTCACCTCGTGTGAGACAAAGGCAGAAAGTTCAGAAACAACCAG ATGAGGAGGCCGGTGTGGTTGAGGAGCCCGTCTCCATCTCCTCAGATCTGGCCCATTTTATCAAACTCAGCGCCAAAGACCTCAAGCTCCGGCAGACGGACCGGAGATGGGCCGCTGAGCTGGTCAACGACTTCCGTGAAAACCTGCTGAAATTCCTCAAGAGCAACAACGACCAGCCTTTCTTCCAGTCAGTGGACGTCCTCACCACCGGCAGCTACTTTGAGAATGTTAAG ATCAACAACCCAGACGAGTTCGACATAATGCTGAAGATCCAGACGACTACACGCTTTCAGACTGAACCGCTGGACGATGGCCTGTTCTACCAGATCAACCTGTCTCGGCCCACCAGGACCCACATACAGGACTTCCTTCTGGAGAACAATGTCACCCTGTCATCGAGCCAGGTCCTCACTGAGATGCATCGCCTGGTTCGCAAGTTCCTCAAGACCTATGAAg TGCCTGATAAAAGCTGTCGCTGGGAGATGAACAGGAAGCGAATTTACAGCCCGGCTGTCACCTTGTCTCTGTGTAGGAACAACAGCGCCGAGTTGATCTCTGTGGACGTGGTTCCTGCACTGGAG GTTCCAGCCTGGCCCGCCGCCGTCCGCAATGGACCAGAGGTGGACAACTGGCTCGGCAAGAAGGTTCGCCAGGAATTCAAAAGCTTTCCTTGTTTCTTTGtgccaaagagacagaaaggaaaaaaccTCAAGGAGGAGGCTAAAG AGAGTTGGAGGATTTCTTTCTCTCACATTGAGAAGAAAATCATCATGTGCCACGGCAACAAGAAAACCTGCTGCGAGAAAAGAGACACCAAATGCTGCCG AAAGTCCTGCTTAATGCTCCTCAAATCTCTGATCGCCAGTCTGAAAATACGTTTTCCCAAAGAGCTGGAAGATCTCTGCTCGTATCACGGGAAAACCACCTTCCTCCACACTCTGGCCTCCAG GTTCAAGGACTCTATGTGGGCCCCTCAGGACCTTCCCGTCTGCTTCCTGCACCTCATCTGTGCTCTGGAGGGCCACGCTCGCAGCGGAGTCCTCCCTCACTTCTTCGTCCCCGAATGCAACCTCTTCTCCAAGAACAACATCGCGCGCAAGACCTTGGCTTTCCTCGCCAAAGccctggaggagcagaggagggaaggCCTGCCCCTGCTGAAGCCTCAAGCTCCGGTTCCACCTCTGAAACCAGAGACTATTTCTCCAGAAATATTCACCGACAAGTCCTCCTTAGTGACTGCAGGTCCCTCTGTGGGCACTACATCTTGGGCAGCTATCAAACCGACCCAggtgtttgctgtgtgtttggtgtgCGTCCTGATTTTTTACATGGCAAtaagttaa
- the rpl11 gene encoding 60S ribosomal protein L11, with translation MEAGVAVNDKDQGEKKENPMRELRIRKLCLNICVGESGDRLTRAAKVLEQLTGQTPVFSKARYTVRSFGIRRNEKIAVHCTVRGAKAEEILEKGLKVREYELRKNNFSDTGNFGFGIQEHIDLGIKYDPSIGIYGLDFYVVLGRPGFSIADKKRKTGRIGFRHRIRKEEAMRWFQQKYDGIILPGK, from the exons ATGGAAGCAGGAGTAGCAGTAAACGACAAG GACCAGGGTGAGAAAAAGGAGAACCCCATGAGAGAGCTTCGCATCCGCAAGCTCTGCCTGAATATCTGCGTCGGTGAGAGTGGAGACAGACTGACCAGAGCTGCTAAGGTGCTGGAGCAGCTCACGGGCCAGACTCCCGTCTTCTCCAAGG CCCGCTACACTGTGAGATCCTTCGGTATCCgcagaaatgaaaagattgCTGTCCATTGTACCGTCCGTGGCGCCAAAGCCGAGGAAATCCTGGAGAAAGGACTGAAG gtgcgTGAGTACGAGTTGAGAAAGAACAACTTCTCAGACACCGGAAACTTTGGCTTCGGCATCCAGGAGCACATCGATCTGGGCATCAAGTACGACCCCAGCATCGGCATCTACGGACTGGACTTCTACGTG GTTCTGGGCCGACCTGGATTCAGCATCGCCGACAAGAAGCGGAAAACAGGCCGCATCGGTTTCAGGCACCGCATCCGCAAAGAGGAGGCCATGCGCTGGTTCCAGCAGAAA TACGACGGTATCATCCTCCCCGGCAAGTAA
- the klhl43 gene encoding kelch-like protein 31, with the protein MAPKKKASRQKKAAVEAIVQVAMETTSSQLKVESRGDGVVVVESGVKKIEQMAALDIAQLNSLNLPLPPPVIKPGERGLGLGSELTRPLHGNALLEELSKMRQEKFLTDLELACKTKAFDVHKLVISSVSQYFREILAKDPGMKRLELPSLSPLGLANVITFAYLGRVHMSLYTIGCTVSAAATLQIPQLLKMCMDFLLAELNVQTCVYIWNIAAAYGLLPVCEAARRFVLENFVQFAETPLFTQLTLEQISAFLQDDSLLLPSEVTAFQLAMKWLDFDAARQSHAAELLSHVRFETIPAGELVSQIQPVPRMMLDPQCHRLLVDAMNYHLLPYKQNTLQSRRTQVRAGQQTLLTVGGRPSLTERALSREVLWRDPREGGASWRHLSQLPAKSFNQCVAVMDGFLYVAGGEDQNDARNQAKHAVSTLSRYDPRFNTWLHLASMRQRRTHFSLAASGGRLFAIGGRNVEGLLATTESYLPSSNTWQMRAPMETPRCCHSSATLPSGDILVTGGYINCAYSRSVACYSVEMDAWTERAPMETPRGWHCSATLGGKVYVVGGSQLGPGGERVDVLSVEVFSPDGASWSRAAPLPLGVSTAGLSTLAEKLYLLGGWNEAEKRYKAAVQTYDPATDSWCAAEDLPEPTVGVSCCTLTLPPRHAPRRQQHRNTRGNEDQHQKSREGSMAPSQTTTA; encoded by the exons ATGGCCCCCAAGAAGAAGGCCTCTCGTCAGAAGAAAGCCGCCGTGGAAGCCATCGTTCAGGTCGCCATGGAGACCACCTCGTCCCAGCTGAAGGTGGAGAGCCGCGGCGAcggcgtggtggtggtggagagcgGCGTGAAGAAGATCGAGCAGATGGCGGCGCTGGACATCGCCCAGCTGAACAGCCTCAACCTGCCGCTGCCTCCGCCCGTCATCAAGCCCGGGGAGAGAGGCCTGGGCCTGGGCAGCGAGCTCACCAGACCCCTGCACGGCAACGCCCTCCTGGAGGAGCTCAGCAAGATGCGCCAGGAGAA GTTCCTGACTGACCTGGAGCTGGCCTGCAAGACGAAGGCTTTCGACGTCCACAAGCTGGTCATCTCCTCCGTCAGCCAGTACTTCAGAGAGATTCTGGCAAAAGACCCCGGCATGAAGCGCCTGGAGCTCCCCTCCCTCTCACCTCTGG GCCTGGCCAACGTCATCACCTTCGCCTACCTGGGACGCGTCCACATGTCCCTCTACACCATCGGCTGCACCGTCTCCGCCGCCGCCACCCTGCAGATCCCCCAGCTCCTCAAGATGTGCATGGACTTCCTGCTGGCCGAGCTGAACGTGCAGACCTGCGTCTACATCTGGAACATCGCCGCCGCCTACGGCCTGCTGCCCGTGTGCGAGGCCGCCCGCCGCTTCGTCCTGGAGAACTTCGTGCAGTTCGCCGAGACGCCGCTGTTCACCCAGCTGACCCTGGAGCAGATCTCCGCCTTCCTGCAGGACGActcgctgctgctgccctcGGAGGTCACGGCCTTCCAG ctCGCCATGAAGTGGCTCGACTTCGACGCCGCCCGCCAGAGCCACGCCGCCGAGCTCCTGTCCCACGTCCGCTTCGAGACCATCCCGGCCGGCGAGCTGGTGAGCCAGATCCAGCCGGTGCCCCGCATGATGCTGGACCCCCAGTGCCACCGCCTCCTGGTGGACGCCATGAACTACCACCTGCTGCCCTACAAGCAGAACACCCTGCAGTCCAGGCGCACGCAGGTCCGGGCCGGCCAGCAGACCCTGCTCACCGTCGGAGGACGCCCGTCGCTCACGGAGAGAGCCCTGAGCCGGGAG GTGCTGTGGAGGGACCCCCGTGAAGGAGGAGCCAGCTGGCGCCACCTCAGCCAACTTCCCGCCAAGAGCTTCAACCAGTGCGTGGCCGTGATGGACGGCTTCCTGTACGTGGCCGGAGGAGAGGACCAGAACGACGCACGAAACCAGGCCAAGCACGCCGTCAGCACCCTCAGCAG GTACGACCCTCGCTTCAACACCTGGCTCCACCTGGCCAGCATGCGCCAGCGCCGCACCCACTTCTCCCTGGCGGCCAGCGGCGGCCGCCTGTTCGCCATCGGCGGCCGCAACGTGGAGGGCCTCCTGGCCACCACCGAGAGCTACCTGCCCTCCTCCAACACCTGGCAGATGCGCGCCCCGATGGAGACGCCCCGCTGCTGCCACTCCAGCGCCACCCTCCCCTCCGGGGACATCCTGGTGACCGGCGGCTACATCAACTGCGCCTACTCGCGCTCCGTGGCCTGCTACAGCGTGGAGATGGACGCCTGGACCGAGAGGGCCCCCATGGAGACGCCCCGCGGCTGGCACTGCTCCGCCACCCTCGGGGGGAAGGTGTACGTGGTCGGGGGGAGCCAGCTGGGGCCCGGCGGGGAACGAGTGGACGTGCTCTCCGTGGAGGTCTTCTCCCCCGACGGCGCGTCGTGGAGCCGGGCCGCCCCTCTCCCCCTCGGGGTGAGCACCGCCGGCCTCTCCACCCTGGCGGAGAAGCTGTACCTGCTGGGCGGCTGGAACGAGGCGGAGAAGCGCTACAAGGCGGCGGTGCAGACGTACGACCCGGCCACGGACAGCTGGTGCGCGGCCGAGGACCTGCCCGAGCCCACGGTGGGGGTGTCCTGCTGCACCCTGACCCTGCCGCCGCGGCACGCCCCGCGCCGGCAGCAGCACCGCAACACCCGGGGCAACGAAGACCAGCATCAGAAGAGCAGAGAGGGCAGCATGGCCCCGTCACAGACCACCACCGCatag